AATGCTGGAGCTGGATTATCCATGATGTTATTTTTGCTGTTACAAAATAGCTCTACTGGCCTACACACTTATGTTCAGCCATTCTATGCCCTATTGGGCGGTTTTATTGTTGTGGCCCTGTTATTTTTGCTTTCCTATGATCGCAATCAAGGCATTATCCCCATTCGATTAATTTATACAGGTATTGCTGTTGCGGCTGCGATTAGCGCATTTATGATTGTGTTAACCTTCGTACTAGATCCTTCGCAATATCAGATGATCAAAGTGTGGCTGGCAGGGAACATAGGGAATAGTAATTGGAGTCACGTGTATGCTATGCTGCCTTGGTTACTTATTATTGTGCCTTTATTAATTCGGAATCATCTTATATTGGATGTGCTAAGGCTTAACGATCCTGTAGTCATTAGTTTAGGGGTATCTTTAAATAAATATCGCGTTTGGTTTTTAGTGTGTAGTGTATTATTAGCGGCACCAGCGGTTGCCGTTAGTGGAAGTATTGGATTCGTAGGTTTAGTAGTTCCACATTTAGTTAGACGACTCTTTCGTGGTCATAAAATAATGATTCCCGCATGCCTATTAATAGGTGGAGGATTAGTTGTTATTGCAGATGCGCTTGGTAAAATGGTAGTAGCCAATACTGAAATACCAGCAGGAGTAATTGTGGCTTTAATCGGTGCCCCATACTTTTTATATTTATTGATTAAAAGTGAATAATTGAAAAAAGCTTTGCGATTGGTGCTGGATATAAAAAAGAATGCCTTGATTATGCTATAATCCAAGGCATTCTTTTTTATATCGTTTTCGTTTTCAGCTTTTCTAAAA
This genomic stretch from Paenibacillus sp. FSL H7-0737 harbors:
- a CDS encoding FecCD family ABC transporter permease, with product MKLKWKFLIIAIILLLGFIYSVSTGQSSLSLQELWQTLLGNGTPRQELVLFQFRIPRMILGFLVGGALAIAGMLLQAISRNALADPGILGINAGAGLSMMLFLLLQNSSTGLHTYVQPFYALLGGFIVVALLFLLSYDRNQGIIPIRLIYTGIAVAAAISAFMIVLTFVLDPSQYQMIKVWLAGNIGNSNWSHVYAMLPWLLIIVPLLIRNHLILDVLRLNDPVVISLGVSLNKYRVWFLVCSVLLAAPAVAVSGSIGFVGLVVPHLVRRLFRGHKIMIPACLLIGGGLVVIADALGKMVVANTEIPAGVIVALIGAPYFLYLLIKSE